GTAAATACCATTTCTTCACTAATGTGACATCTTGCGCTCGTACCATCCTTCCAGATCTTCTGTTGAAAGGATATGGTGCATGATATAGAGCAATAGCTTCTTTCGTACCAGTAGGTTCAAGGTCAACACTTTCCAGCAATGCAGTAAAATCTTCAGGGAGGCAGAAAGATTCGTGTGTATTCTTAGATTCAAATTGGGTTTCAATATGTCTCAATCCATCAACAACTATCGGGCTAAAAGAATCATCAAATGAAAAAGCGGAGGATTCCACATtctcatcattttttgccAAACAATTAATTGGATCATGATACCAGCAGACTTCTACTGATCTAGTTCTTGAATTGTATAACTGGGGGAATGCGATTTTATACTCTGTGCGTATAGGTACACGAAATATTATTCTATCGATAGAGTTGAACTCATTgtaatcttcttcttcctcattaGGGTACAGAGGCTCAAATTTCGGACCACCTGGAATAGCGTTATTCAATGCCTTCGCAGTCATAAATGATTTCTTgtcaaataaataatagTAATTTTTATCTATCACATCACTTAGTAATGGTGTAGAAAGTCTGAATAGGTTAGACATTATGGCACTATTCAGATTCCATTTGGTATAAGAGGATCCGTTAACCATTTTTCTATCATTTAATAACGGCTTGCCTTCATAAATCCAATCTTTAACATgtttatcatcatcatcatccaattcAAGCAAAATTGCATCGGGTGGCTCAACATCTTGAACgtgttcttcaaaagaGAGGGGTggctcatcatcatcaaaaggGGGGAACCTCATTCTCTTAAAATGTTTACGATCTCTTTTTTCCCTTCGCATTGCAATCCACATTGCTGACCATTGGGCAGTATACACAGGTTCAATTACTCGAGGAGTTTCATAAACAAAGGTAATTGCCCCGGTATTGTGATACAAAACTTTGACTTCTTTAGATTGTTCCCATGGTTGAGGCATATTTTCTAGCAGCTTCAAGACTGCATGCGgcatatattttaaagctCCTAAAAAGGCTTTCTTGTCATAGTTAAATCTCTTAGATGTCATATCTGTATGATCAGACATTATTCTCCTCAGGTGTTCCGGAGGTAAATCTACTTTTTGTGCTTGAACAACACCGCCTTTCCTGCCTCCAAAACGCTTTTTATCTTTAGATCTATTACCAAACCTTCGGTTTTGTAAAGAAATCCAATCCTTCTTTATATGCAGCAAATCTCTCTTGGATAATTTTTCCTTATTGAGAGCATCAAAGCTTAGATTGTGAACTCTAAGTTTCTTTGGAGCTTCTCCACCAGCTAGCAGTGAAGGTGGCGGCGGTGGAGGAGGTGGTGGcggcggtggtggtggtggcaGTGGTTGCCCTGGTATATAAGAAGCATTAGCGGATGAATTTGCATGAGGTGGGTGTGGGGGGGGTGGTGGTAGCGAATCTCTATTCTCTgcattgttattattaacattTCTTCCTCTAAATCCAGGAGGTGGTGGAGGAGGTGGAGGTAGTCCACTCATAATCGTATGATAAATTTCTTGAGAATAATAGATGGAATATAACCCTCAACCCTCTACTCACAATCAACAGTGACGAGTTGCGTTATGCTTGGTTGATGATGTCTGGAAAATTTAAAGcttaaataaaatcaaaaatataaaactTTAGCTCTCAAAATCGAACTACCATTAACATCCAAACACCGCGCTTTCTTGATAAACATAaatgaattattattataaagtCGTTCTATATTTACGTCCATCTGCACTATTGATATTCCATCCTTTTCCTACACTCTCTAGCTATCACTCTTGCAGCCTCTATTTCTTGTGATGTGCCATGTGTCACACCACTGGCGTAATTGTAAGCAGCAGGGAAATTTCTGTGCTTGACTTCATGTCTTGCCAACCACAACCTGGCTTTGGCACATTCATCTAATACAATGCCTTGGTTTGCTTCTTCGACTTCAATACATTTTAACATATAATTTTTGCAAGATATTGGGTCTTGCACACGTTCGTGCAGGGTGGCTAAATAATATAAGATAGTGATATCTTGATCGTTTGATAATTGTGAAGCTCTCTGGAAACATTTGATTGCCTGATTTGGTCTATCCAGTTTGTCGTAGCAGTTTGCAAGAGCTTGCCACATTCTTTTATCCAATGGCTTTAAAGAACAAGCCTTTTGCAAATAATACAATGCGTACAGATGCCTGTCTAACACTTCGTATGCCTGTCCTAACCCATACCATGCTTTGAAATCGCACGGATTGATGTCTACAGCCCTTCTATAACACTCTATGGCTGCATGAGAGTTTTTCGTCTCGACGAATTCATGACCCATTAATGTCCAGGCATTTGTACATGATTTATTTAACGTGAGCGCCCTACGGAAGTACATGATAGCCTTCTCATGTTGTTGTTTAGCACTGAAGTAATTAGCAATAATGCAGCAGGTTTCTGGTCTATAGGCATCAACATCAGCGGCAAATTGAGACAAATAAGCTAACTTATGGGGCTTCTGTATAACGTATAGGATATTCGAGTAAGTGTCCAAGTCATCTAACCTGTATGGGTCTTGTTTAACAATTTCGTCGAAAATTAATTCTGCATTAACATAATCCATATAGTGATAATTCAACAAGGCAAGTtcagattttaaaaaggagAAATTGGGGAATATACTCATTAAATAATCCAGCTCATCCATAAAATGATCAAAATCCCCaccaaaatctttaaatatgaatattttaaaaaaccttAACATCAAAGAATTACAATCCTTTTCGTCATCCAGTGGAAATATATCACGCAAATGCTTCACGAGCAATAGAGACTCATCAGTACGCGTAATACATGTTGCTAATTCGCACCAGCAGGTCCAGTTATAAGGATATAGTTCTAAGGATTTCACTAGAGACTTAATGGCTTCACTGGCTAGCCCTTCCTTCTTCTCTAAAATTCCCCGCAAGTAGTACAACAACGCATATCCAACTCCTTGCTTGGATGTAACCTCCGTGGATTGTTCCagtaaatatatttccaacTCTCTGGATATCAGATTTATGCTAATTTTCTCCCCAGTACCCAAATCAACTA
This Eremothecium cymbalariae DBVPG#7215 chromosome 5, complete sequence DNA region includes the following protein-coding sequences:
- the CDC23 gene encoding anaphase promoting complex subunit CDC23 (similar to Ashbya gossypii ABR206W), translated to MTKTIIMEPFIEIRNRLRKSSQDLSQLKLFQSARWSSEALIGMCEISSHQEESKDFEDESPLRNRNLISSSNLFTENNIRNADYMDEKQYDLFLLASNLFDCKEFDRCAYFLRNEKHPKLKFFRLYSRFMSWDKKTQESSADVLTKPADISQKDPAAGTNVDDWIDERNPDARRGANIQSQMVVDLGTGEKISINLISRELEIYLLEQSTEVTSKQGVGYALLYYLRGILEKKEGLASEAIKSLVKSLELYPYNWTCWCELATCITRTDESLLLVKHLRDIFPLDDEKDCNSLMLRFFKIFIFKDFGGDFDHFMDELDYLMSIFPNFSFLKSELALLNYHYMDYVNAELIFDEIVKQDPYRLDDLDTYSNILYVIQKPHKLAYLSQFAADVDAYRPETCCIIANYFSAKQQHEKAIMYFRRALTLNKSCTNAWTLMGHEFVETKNSHAAIECYRRAVDINPCDFKAWYGLGQAYEVLDRHLYALYYLQKACSLKPLDKRMWQALANCYDKLDRPNQAIKCFQRASQLSNDQDITILYYLATLHERVQDPISCKNYMLKCIEVEEANQGIVLDECAKARLWLARHEVKHRNFPAAYNYASGVTHGTSQEIEAARVIARECRKRMEYQ